Proteins co-encoded in one Bacteroidota bacterium genomic window:
- a CDS encoding response regulator transcription factor yields MKTVIIEDERLAAGNLAQLLHEIDSSIEIVAVLDSVKRAAEWLTANSPDLIFLDIHLADDISFKIFETVEVKAPIIFVTAYDNYAIQAFKLNSIDYLLKPIDKEELRQAIKKYNGIGALSADAVMQLLQQIKTPAPEYQKRFMVTTGQKIKSVEVDDAAYFYAEDRFVYMVSKAGEKYIIDFTLDKLEGLLNPAHFFRINRGQLVAFTAIKNMYSYTKSRIKIEVNPPASFDTIVSIDRSGAFKKWLNR; encoded by the coding sequence ATGAAAACGGTAATTATTGAAGATGAAAGGCTGGCCGCTGGCAACCTTGCCCAATTACTGCACGAGATAGACAGCAGCATTGAAATTGTAGCTGTGCTTGACAGTGTGAAACGTGCAGCGGAGTGGTTGACGGCCAACAGCCCTGATTTGATTTTTCTGGATATTCATCTGGCGGATGATATCAGCTTTAAGATATTTGAAACGGTTGAGGTAAAAGCACCCATTATTTTTGTTACTGCTTATGATAACTATGCCATACAGGCATTTAAACTAAACAGCATTGATTATTTGCTGAAACCGATTGATAAAGAGGAGCTGAGGCAGGCCATAAAGAAATACAACGGGATAGGGGCCTTATCTGCTGATGCAGTAATGCAGTTATTGCAACAAATAAAAACACCCGCGCCTGAATACCAAAAACGGTTTATGGTTACTACGGGACAAAAGATTAAATCGGTGGAGGTAGATGATGCCGCCTATTTTTATGCCGAAGACCGCTTTGTGTATATGGTATCAAAAGCAGGGGAGAAGTATATTATTGATTTTACGCTGGATAAACTGGAAGGTTTGCTTAATCCTGCACACTTTTTCAGGATTAACAGAGGCCAACTGGTGGCTTTCACTGCCATTAAAAACATGTATTCGTACACCAAAAGCCGTATAAAAATAGAGGTGAATCCGCCTGCATCCTTTGATACCATTGTGAGTATCGACCGTTCGGGAGCATTTAAAAAATGGCTCAACCGGTAA
- a CDS encoding tetratricopeptide repeat protein codes for MKYFAGMPYPKYLILLFAAIGCVLTCRAQSAQDIDSLEAVYRRLPDDTVKAKTLYDLAYTLVQSDPEAAMQRTHDLMRLSFKVNFPKGRAMALDVQGNIFRMQGKYMDAVSRHFEALHIYDSLGFRNGYRNVLVNTGSDYTYLKNYPKAIEFFNRALALSDTGDYIRQVIIYNNIGNAYIMQGLYDSALKVYQKALPHAEKDKSRSYASVLYSSLSIAYAGKGDFKNAITYMEQALVDMLILDNKNAYAGSASTLGGYYIEVKNYRKAEYYLEAAYKVAKELKAKSIIANYYRNKAHLLSRMGKYSEAYPVLEQYLALNDSLVNEQHISQLAQAEANYNLESKNRELALLNADKALKESELRLQAQLRYGLLILLVAMATAIFFLYRNIQLKKQTNKNLEDANSLMQKENILAQYETLRNQVNPHFLFNSLNALSSLIKQNPDRAIEFAGIFSRLYRSVLDLKDHAVITLAEEMRLVDDYMYLQKIRFEEKLVLEKNIPAHLLQDYIPPFCIQMLIENAIKHNIISAEQKLEIKLYAEGNWLVVSNNLQPRQQKLESTGVGIKNITARFRIVHNVEPQFHVVNNEYVAKIPLIIPQE; via the coding sequence ATGAAGTATTTTGCTGGTATGCCCTACCCCAAGTACTTGATTCTACTGTTTGCCGCCATTGGTTGTGTGCTTACTTGCAGGGCGCAATCTGCACAGGATATAGATAGCTTAGAAGCCGTGTACCGCAGGTTGCCCGATGATACCGTGAAGGCCAAAACGCTGTACGATTTAGCATATACATTGGTTCAGTCTGACCCTGAAGCAGCCATGCAAAGAACGCATGATTTGATGCGACTGTCGTTTAAAGTCAATTTTCCCAAAGGACGTGCTATGGCGTTGGATGTGCAGGGCAACATTTTTAGAATGCAAGGCAAGTATATGGATGCTGTGAGCAGGCATTTTGAAGCCTTGCATATATACGATTCATTAGGGTTTAGGAACGGATACAGAAATGTGTTGGTGAATACCGGCAGCGATTACACGTACCTTAAAAACTACCCCAAGGCTATTGAGTTTTTTAACCGCGCACTGGCCTTATCAGACACTGGGGATTATATCAGGCAAGTAATCATTTATAACAATATTGGCAATGCGTATATCATGCAAGGCTTATATGACAGTGCTTTGAAGGTGTACCAAAAAGCTTTACCTCATGCTGAAAAGGATAAGAGCCGCAGTTACGCATCCGTCCTCTATTCAAGCCTTTCTATTGCTTATGCGGGTAAGGGTGATTTTAAAAATGCCATTACCTACATGGAGCAGGCTTTGGTGGATATGCTGATTTTGGATAATAAAAATGCTTATGCAGGTAGTGCTTCTACCTTAGGCGGGTACTATATTGAAGTAAAAAACTATCGGAAAGCTGAGTATTATTTAGAAGCGGCGTACAAAGTGGCAAAGGAGCTTAAAGCAAAGTCAATAATTGCTAATTATTACCGCAACAAAGCCCACTTACTGTCGCGCATGGGAAAGTATAGCGAGGCGTACCCCGTACTGGAGCAATACTTGGCTCTTAACGATTCATTGGTTAATGAGCAACACATTTCGCAATTGGCGCAGGCTGAGGCGAATTATAACCTTGAGAGCAAGAACCGCGAGCTAGCCTTGCTTAATGCCGACAAAGCACTAAAAGAAAGCGAGCTGCGTTTACAAGCGCAGTTGCGTTACGGGTTGTTGATATTGCTGGTAGCTATGGCTACGGCAATCTTCTTTTTATACCGAAACATACAGCTTAAAAAGCAAACCAATAAAAACCTTGAAGACGCTAATAGCCTGATGCAAAAAGAGAACATACTGGCACAGTATGAAACGCTTCGCAATCAGGTAAACCCGCACTTTTTGTTCAACAGTCTCAATGCGCTTTCATCGCTCATTAAACAAAACCCTGATAGAGCTATTGAATTTGCAGGTATATTTTCACGCTTGTACCGCAGTGTTCTTGATTTGAAAGACCATGCGGTGATAACCCTTGCCGAAGAGATGCGGCTGGTGGATGACTATATGTACTTGCAAAAAATACGGTTTGAAGAAAAGCTGGTGTTGGAGAAGAACATCCCTGCACATTTGCTGCAAGATTATATACCGCCGTTTTGCATACAAATGTTGATTGAAAACGCAATAAAGCATAACATTATATCAGCAGAGCAAAAACTGGAGATAAAGCTGTATGCCGAAGGAAACTGGCTGGTGGTGAGTAACAACCTGCAACCTCGCCAGCAAAAGCTTGAAAGCACCGGAGTAGGCATAAAAAATATTACTGCCCGCTTTAGGATAGTGCACAATGTAGAACCGCAGTTTCACGTAGTGAATAATGAATATGTTGCCAAAATACCTTTAATTATCCCACAGGAATGA